The genomic window TGGATGTGCAACCGCGTCCGGATGAAATTGAGCTGGACGTCCGTGTAATCGACCGGCATGCCACAGATTATGCGGATCGGGTTTTCTGGGCAAACACCTCCTGTACGGCATTTAGCTACGTCACAATGGAACGGAGTGACTGTATTGGGGGGCCACAGGAAGACTCGCCCTATTCATTCGACCAGCGACCGCGCCGACTTCAATTAGAAGCGAATTACCCAAATCCAGTCCAGGATTACACCACCTTCCGTTTTGGCATTCCTGACTCTTCCCGCGTCATGTTACTCATTTTTGACGCCACGGGCCGCGAAGTAGACCGCGTTTTAGATACACAACTCGGCACAGGATACCATACGTTTCGATGGGAGGTACCAGATCTGGCAGCCGGCACCTATTTCTATCACATCATTACAGATGAAGCCTCGCTTACCAGGACGCTCACGCTCTTACCCTGAGCATACCAGTAAGGGAATTACCAGTAAAACAGGTAATTGTGCTGATCGATAGTATGGCTTTTCATCCCTGCACTTTCGATTCTGTCAATGATGGCGTGCGTATCTGCCTCGGTAAAACGGCTGATACAATGGTGGTGAAACTCTATAAAAAGTTGTTTAATACCGGTTAAGTCAGCAGGACCAATATCTTTTAGCAGTCCGTATTCAGCACCTTCGAGGTCTAATTTCAGCAAATCGATATCAGCACGCTCAACCAGTTCGTGGAGGCCTTGAAGGGTTACCGTTTCCACTTCATAACTTTGCGTCTGGTCGCGTTGTATGTTTGCATGGTCATCAAAAAGCGACCCGCTTTCGTTTTGTTCACTCTGGTGAAAGACCAGGGTACCGGCCATGGGTGCCACAGCTTTGTTGATATGGGTAAAGCGGTTGCCACTGGTCTCAGCAAGGCGTTCCA from Bacteroidota bacterium includes these protein-coding regions:
- a CDS encoding FkbM family methyltransferase, which produces MKGISFFAPNYIFFERFDASSIVVDVGCGFEAELAIHLIEKFGVRAFGVDPTRKHGPQLERLAETSGNRFTHINKAVAPMAGTLVFHQSEQNESGSLFDDHANIQRDQTQSYEVETVTLQGLHELVERADIDLLKLDLEGAEYGLLKDIGPADLTGIKQLFIEFHHHCISRFTEADTHAIIDRIESAGMKSHTIDQHNYLFYW